The following proteins come from a genomic window of Nicotiana tomentosiformis chromosome 12, ASM39032v3, whole genome shotgun sequence:
- the LOC138903218 gene encoding uncharacterized protein has translation MASSSNRAIEFVDESKAHYNAPPHLQEGDEVPLPNLNHYHVSENVVDNNPRAMDHSTHIMTPPFQQMAEFFRHLAGTMSEPIEMNFEKMRKMGGVEFEGTTDPTVAEQWLEHMERVFEQLECTNAAIFKYAIFLLQKDAYDWWVSVPNTKSKPPVLTWDDFVKAFRAKYVPPVYCDAKKKEFLNLRQGSMSIAEYQQNFLRLYRYTGGIIDGERDKCRRFEEDLNGYIRKSVAILQLEDFSKLISGALTWERIDKEEANRRENKYRKGNSDYGGPSKKGKFDYSKTESAQKSSYHKQNKPNFSTASTPSYGQGKTYTPTCAQCGKNHYGVCRRASGACFNCGSMDHKVKDCPNSNPLCYTHTEGSIQKPITTHSQANSGAKPRNIQTEGSGGANQASGSRSIARVYAMRQKNDQDGSDMVVGKFHLFGIFVVTLLDPGSLHSYVCSSLAFPDTVKSVRPDFDVLVTSSLGHHAVVNKIYRDCPFMIQNLVFPTDLLEIPFQDYDVIIGMNWLHRYHALVDYRLKQVTFRTPTYSHIVVQGERLLTANIISAVLARKMICQGCDAYLAHIVDTRLGSPSLKDIPTICDFPAIFPDDLPGLPPEREIEFPIELVHGTNPISIAPYRMAPAELKELKDQLQELLEKDVPKTAFRTRYGHYEFLVMPFGLTNAPAAFMDLMNRVFKPYLDQFVVVFIDDILVYSKNREDHDKHLRIVMQILKERQLYAKLSKCEFWLSEVAFLWHIVSAKGVKVDPSKIQAIADWKPPKTPTEIRSFLGLAGYYRRFVKGFSIIASPLTKLLGENAKFVWDDKCQESFEKLKSLFTQAPILSLPVEGKDYVVYSDASHHGLGCVLIQEGKVISYASRKLKSHELNYPTHDLELAAIVFALKIWRHYLYEEKCHIFIDHQSLKYLGIQKELNLRQRRWLELIKDYDCTINYYPEALGSRLNFSTAFHPQTDGQSERVIQILEDMLRARIIEFEGSWDKHLALIEFAYNNSYQSSIGMPPYEALYGRKCRTSLCSNETKSYADLKRREIEYKAGDKVFLKVSPWKKIMRFGQKGKLSPRFIGPYEMLERVGPVAYKLALPPELDKIHNVFHVSMLRRYRSDLSHVFPIESIEVNPDLTYGEEQI, from the exons ATGGCCTCTTCTTCGAATAGAGCTATTGAATTCGTTGATGAAAGTAAGGCCCATTATAATGCTCCACCTCACCTCCAAGAAGGAGATGAGGTACCCTTGCCTAACCTAAATCATTATCATGTTAGTGAAAATGTAGTGGACAATAATCCAAGAGCAATGGATCATAGTACTCATATTATGACTCCTCCATTTCAGCAAATGGCTGAGTTCTTTCGTCACTTGGCTGGGACAATGTCAGAACCTATTGAAATGAATTTTGAGAAGATGAGAAAAATGGGTGGAGTTGAATTTGAAGGCACTACTGATCCCACAGTAGCTGAACAATGGCTCGAGCACATGGAGAGAGTTTTTGAACAACTAGAGTGTACTAATGCTGCCATATTTAAGTATGCTATCTTTCTTTTACAAAAAGATGCCTATGACTGGTGGGTAAGTGTGCCAAATACAAAATCAAAACCTCCGGTGCTGACTTGGGATGACTTTGTGAAAGCATTTCGTGCAAAATATGTCCCTCCAGTCTACTGTGAtgcaaaaaaaaaagagtttctGAATTTAAGACAAGGGAGTATGTCTATTGCAGAGTATCAACAAAATTTTCTCAGGCTTTATCGCTATACTGGAGGTATTATTGATGGTGAAAGAGACAAGTGCAGAAGATTTGAAGAAGATTTGAATGGTTACATTAGAAAATCTGTGGCAATCTTGCAACTTGAGGATTTTTCCAAGCTAATTTCAGGTGCTCTTACTTGGGAAAGAATTGACAAGGAAGAAGCTAATAGGAGAGAAAACAAGTATAGGAAGGGTAATTCAGATTATGGCGGTCCATCCAAGAAGGGAAAGTTTGACTATTCCAAGACTGAAAGTGCACAGAAGTCATCATATCATAAGCAAAATAAGCCAAATTTCTCTACTGCTAGTACTCCAAGTTATGGCCAAGGCAAAACTTATACACCTACTTGTGCACAGTGCGGAAAGAATCACTATGGTGTCTGTAGAAGAGCTTCTGGTGCTTGTTTTAATTGTGGAAGTATGGATCATAAAGTGAAGGATTGTCCTAATTCTAATCCTCTTTGTTATACGCATACAGAGGGCTCAATTCAAAAGCCTATCACTACTCATTCTCAAGCTAATAGCGGTGCAAAACCTAGAAATATACAAACGGAGGGTTCGGGTGGAGCTAATCAGGCTAGTGGGTCGAGATCTATTGCACGAGTCTATGCTATGAGACAGAAGAATGACCAAGATGGCTCGGACATGGTTGTTGGTAAATTTCACTTATTTGGAATATTTGTTGTTACATTACTTGATCCTGGATCTTTGCACTCTTATGTTTGCTCATCACTTGCATTTCCTGATACTGTTAAATCTGTAAGACCTGACTTTGATGTGTTGGTCACGAGTTCATTAGGTCATCATGCTGTTGTTAACAAGATTTACCGAGATTGTCCATTCATGATTCAAAATCTGGTCTTCCCTACAGACTTGCTTGAAATTCCCTTCCAAGACTATGATGTTATTATTGGTATGAATTGGCTCCATAGGTACCATGCATTGGTTGATTATAGGTTGAAGCAAGTGACTTTTAGAACTCCTACATACTCACACATAGTAGTTCAAGGAGAAAGATTATTGACAGCTAATATTATTTCTGCGGTCTTGGCAAGGAAGATGATTTGTCAAGGTTGTGATGCCTATCTTGCTCATATAGTCGATACACGATTGGGGAGTCCAAGTCTTAAGGACATACCAACCATATGCGACTTTCCTGCTATATTTCCTGATGATCTTCCTGGGTTGCCTCCAGAAAGGGAGATTGAATTTCCTATAGAGCTTGTCCATGGAACTAATCCTATTTCTATCGCTCCCTATAGAATGGCTCCAGCTGaattaaaagagttgaaggatCAATTGCAAGAACTTCTTGAGAAAG ATGTTCCTAAAACTGCTTTTAGGACCAGGTATGGACattatgaatttttggtaatgccatttggtttgacaaatgcTCCTGCTGCATTTATGGATCTAATGAACCGTGTATTCAAGCCTTATCTTGATCAATTTGTGgtggtgtttattgatgacattttagtCTATTCCAAGAATAGAGAAGATCATGATAAGCATCTCCGGATTGTCATGCAAATTCTAAAAGAGAGGCAACTCTACGCGAAGCTttccaaatgtgaattttggttgagTGAAGTGGCATTTTTGTGGCATATTGTATCAGCTAAAGGTGTGAAGGTTGATCCTAGTAAGATTCAAGCTATTGCTGATTGGAAACCTCCTAAAACTCCAACTGAGATcagaagtttcttgggtttagcaggatattataggaggttcgtgaaGGGCTTCTCTATTATAGCCTCTCCTTTGACCAAACTTTTGGGGGAAAACGCCAAATTTGTGTGGGATGACAAGTGTCAAGAGAGCTTTGAAAAGCTCAAATCCTTGTTCACACAGGCTCCAATACTTTCTTTGCCAGTTGAAGGGAAAGATTATGTGGTATACAGTGATGCATCTCACCATGGCTTGGGTTGTGTTTTGATACAAGAAGGGAAAGTAATTTCTTATGCCTCTCGAAAGTTGAAATCGCATGAGTTGAATTATCCTACTCACGATCTCGAACTTGCTGCCAttgtttttgccttaaaaatttggaggcattacttgtacgaGGAGAAATGTCATATATTTATTGATCACCAGAGTTTGAAGTACTTGGGTATACAAAAAGAATTAAACTTGAGACAACGTAGATGGCTTGAACTCATCAAAGATTATGATTGCACGATTAATTATTATCCTG AAGCTTTGGGTTCTAGGTTGAATTTTAGTACCGCCTTCCATCCACAAACAGACGGCCAGTCTGAGAGGGTAatacaaatcttggaggatatgcttcgagcCCGCATTATTGAGTTTGAGGGTAGTTGGGACAAACACTTAGCCCtgatagaatttgcttacaataatagctaccaatcaagtataGGCATGCCTCCTTAtgaagctttgtatgggagaAAATGCAGAACGTCTCTTTGTTCGAACGAG ACAAAGTCTTATGCTGATCTTAAGAGGCGTGAAATTGAGTATAAAGCGGGTGATAAGGTATTTTTAAAGGTTTCTCCATGGAAGAAGATTATGAGATTTGGCCAAAAAGGTAAACTTAGTCCACGATTTATTGGACCTTATGAAATGCTTGAGAGAGTTGGCCCAGTTGCTTATAAACTAGCTCTTCCACCAGAGTTAGACAAGATCCACAACgtcttccatgtttctatgcttagaAGATACCGCTCAGATCTATCTCATGTTTTCCCTATTGAATCTATAGAGGTCAATCCTGATTTGACATATGGAGAAGAACAAATCTAA